One Apteryx mantelli isolate bAptMan1 chromosome 2, bAptMan1.hap1, whole genome shotgun sequence genomic window, CCTGAGTCTCTCCTACCTGCCCTAAATTGTGATGAGCTCAGTTCTGACTTTCCCATTActtcatttccacctttccctCTTTGATATTTGACCTGAACCAAAGACTCTGGAGTTTCTGACATTAGACTTGTCATTATGACTGACATGGAAGGGCAGTGATGAAGGAAAGCTGATGATATCACTCTCTTAGATGACTCCAGAGCAGAATCATAAATGAAATTGCTCCAAGGAAAGTGCATTATGATGAGGCTTACTTCTCTGTAAGCAATAGTAAATGAAAAccttgagagaaagaaaaactgagcatCAAAGTGAAATGACTCTGAGAAGTTgcccatttttaaaatgaattagaGGTCACTGGTGTTATTGTAAAACTTCTGTTCATGGAGACTTATTTTTGGCTTCAAGTTTAGGTTTCTTATTCTCTTTGTCCTTCACTAATAAATATTCTaacttgaaaaatattatttgacAACTTCAAAATTTCAATCTGATTCCAGAGTTTTCTTAGTTCTACAGTTATTTCCATATTAAGCAATATGTTCATTTTCCTAGGATGTTTTTGATTAGAGGCACCAGGAATTCATATAAAAATAGGCTCTAGGGATTAATTCCACCAATGGGACATATTTAATCTCTATAACATAGTAAAAAATAGGGTTATTACCTCATAATGAGTTTTAAGCTATGACATCTTATCCTTAATTAATTCTGCATGTTTCCTGTCTGAGACAATCTCATGCACATATGCATATTCTCAGGGAGAGCAGAGTTGCCACCATGGCTTATGTAACATCCTATTTCTGGGTCTGTTGTCAGGAATGACTGTGGAGGAGGCAAAAAGTGCCATATAAAACTTCCTGATTTAAGATTAGAATATTGTCTTATGGAAATTAAGGAATCCTCTTGCTTATGACATTGAATTATTGGCCCAGTAGGGTGAAAAGAAAATTCCTACTGTTTCCTAACGTCAATGGGTTTTGGATCCATACGTAGGTTGattaaaagttttattttgtcATTATTATATTGTTAGAATAATTGTCATAATAAACATTGCAGTTTTGAAGTCAAAATTTACACTTTAAATATCTTACTACCTGATAATACTGATAATAATGGACAAAATGGAAGAGCAAAACTGGAAATAGATATTCTAGAATTAAACTGAGTGATACTGAAGTCTTTATATGATCATGATTTTGCATAACCAAGGGCATATGGGGCTGTTAATGAGTAATCTGATTAAAAAGGTGAAAATGGCATGTCAAAAgcttagaagaaaataaattatagcACATGAAAAATTTTTGGTATACTTCTATATTCTTTGGTTGTACTAGTGATTTTTTCATTCAGTCTGTGTCAGAAATTTGTAGACATAATCTCCAGTGTCTGCATGGGAATTTGGGTTTGGAAATACTGATTTATTTAGATAACACAGTCTCACTCTAAGAAGCTTTTAGTCTGAACATATGATGAAATAATTGTGCTTCTATCAAGAAATGGGTTTATCTCctggaaatatttcagtttcctAACCGGAGTATTGGTATTAGCCAGTCATATatctggaaaatatttctgtaactaTCAGTTAGGAGATTTAAAAAGTCAATCAGCAGCATGGATGCTTGGCCTAAGAAAGGACCACTTTGAATAAACCCtagcttaaaataataaaaaaaatgcttatacAACATCATATAATAATTTTACAGGAGGAGTGCTGCAAAAGTATGCTTTTGAAAGATGAGAGAaacctgcatttgcctttgtccTGCCTATTCTTCCATATCCCTTAAGGGATATTGCAATAAATAATAATTCATAGTTTGTGTATTCAGCTTGTTCTAAGTGTGCCTTTATAGACGGAAATCTCTTGCTCTTACTGATGTGGTCAATGCCTCCCTTTTTACCATCATAGCCATAAAACCAATGACAGACAACCTTACTGTAGTCCTCTCGTGTTTTGTTTGCACTGTATGTTATTTCAACAAAAGCTGATTatagaaaagagggagaaaaccactttcatttcaaataaactattGGTGTAGAGGAAATAAAGCCTTATATTGAAAGTGTGTTGGATAATACCCTTTTGGCTAAGAAAAGGTCCTGTTACTAAAAAGAAATCTCACAAGACGGAAAATGCTCTTGATTTAGCTTGGAAAGTTGAACTAAGCCTTTCAGTTTCAGATTTGTCTTTTATTCACTTCAGCATGTCTGCATGTGTTTTCCAGGGGGAATACTGTGAGGGGATTAAAACTTTCTTTCTTGGGgaaaacatttctatttcttaTGTAAAACAAATGGGGCATACCATTgtaaagtcctttttttttcttttgtcttcttccCCAGTTACAGAAACTTAAAAAATGGACAGTCTTATGTGttgttggtggggttttttgttttttttttaatacatgaaaTACCCGTCAAATATTTCTAAGAAGatgtgctctttcttttcttttaaacttcagACATGGGATACAGAGCTGGAGAGATCTGCAGAATCCTGGGCTGAAACCTGTCTGTGGGAGCATGGGCCTGCAAGCCTCCTTCCATCAATTGGACAAAATTTGGGGGCGCACTGGGGAAGGTAGCTTAAGATACTGTTTTATAATATATATGCTTTTTGAAATTTCACAAAATTTGCTTGTTacttaaaggaaaaatgaaagaaggTATAGCTTTTTAGTGATCTAACAGACTGTTACTGCTTTTCCTAGGTATAGGCCTCCAACGTTTCATGTCCAAGCATGGTATGATGAAGTGAGAGATTTCACCTATCCACATCCTCATGAATGCAACCCATATTGTCCTTACAAATGTTCTGGTCCTGTTTGTACACATTACACACAGGTATGTAGGTGGGTTTGGTTTTTCTCAGCTATGGAAAAGAGTAGTCAAGATCTCCAGTTAGGTCACTGAATGACACATAGAACTTATTAATATCACAGCATTAATCTTACAGTATGTTCCTTAGTGCAAAAACATAAAAGAGACTTGTGGTTTATTACAATTCATAATTACAAGCATTGGACATGGGTGACGATGAGTAGGGTTGTCATAGAAATCTTTAGATTTCTTCCTCATAAATATCACTTCCTTAACAGGGTTTAAGGAAAAAGCCCACAAAACCCAGTACTAAATGATATTGCTCCGTGCCCTTTGCGCAATCTGCTCTCAGTGCTGGCTGGCAAGCTGGTGGCCTTCCATTTTGGAGTATGCTGAAGAAATTGCAGTGcataaaaacaaagttttcttaGGTGAATTCATGAGAACAAACAACAGTTATAACATATTACTTTAACTTCAGGAAGATTTTGAAATTGTGTAGGAACATCTTTATTTGATACTCCTGAACTCTAATGTTTGTAGTCCAGATTTTTTCAGAGGAGAACCAATCATGTTTTCAGTGACTGGGAAGCACATAATTCTCAGATTATACTAAAATCCATGCATTTTTTGTATGTTACTGAAAACTtcaaaattattacttttttattttctgtttttgtttactAGTATATTTACCATTGTACCTAATTTTAAGACACAGTTAACTCCATGTTCTTATTTACCATTTTGGTAAAAATACCTATATAATTGCACCTTTTCACCATATGCAATATATATGTATTCACATGCAGTATGTATACTACTTTGTGTTAGTGATACTTCATAGTACCTATCTCTTTAAAGTCCTGAATGAACTAAGCAGTTCACTTCTCTTGAATTAATGTAGATTTAGCATCTGTCAAATTTGTTTACTTTGAACATCCCAGCCTTTGTCTTTCAgattattttgagatttttgcaaTGAGAATTATTTCAACAGATGACCAAAGGAACACAGCCATCTTAGACTGCAATGATATGAAAGCATATTAATTTAAAACCCTGTTACCTGTCATAGACTGGATTCTTCTTGGTGTATGAAGTTTCCTTGTGAATGTTTATGTTGCTTTCTTTCACTGCTAACACCTATGTATTCTGTCAGTCTAACCAACCTAAAACTCTCTGGGTTCTTAGACTGCACTGAGAACTCCAGGACAGAGGAACCTAACTTCTTGTAAATCAAGATTTTGCATCCATTTTAATTCCAAAAATTTGCTCTTCAGCtgatattttgtaaatatttgctGTTTGCTGCATGTTCAAATACATACTTAGATCAGTTATGATAAATGAGAGTCATATCTTTTGTATCAACATAAAGTTGTTCTTTCTAATAAGGATGTAACTTAATGGCCTATTGTCAGTTGTAATAATGTTACTTCTACCCCAGTTATGTTTATAACAGAGGGGAATATAGCATCTCTTTTGCGATTTGAGTTTTATAAATTGAAGTTTTTAGACAGTTTTGGTTTTGTATTAATCAGCGTTGGTTTTCACatgtctttctctttccttttccataGGTTGTTTGGGCTACAAGTAGCAGAATAGGTTGTGCAATTAATTTGTGTCATAACATGAACATCTGGGGACAGATTTGGCCAAAAGCAGTCTATCTTGTATGCAATTATTCTCCTAAGTAAGTAGGCTgacacacaaaaatatcttgaggGGGCAAAGTACTTTATAATCCAGGAAATAATCCAAAAGGAAATCAGTCTGAGTTTTCTATTTTTTGTTCTGTTACAAAGTAAAGTATTGTTCAAGGCAGCTTTGGCTGCACAAATACTCTTGTGATTTTCTAGAGCTTCATTTTTCTGGCCTGACTGTGTATTAGCATTCAACATCAGCGATCTTCATTGTAGTGTGATGTTTGTCTGGATAATAAATGAACCTCCCCATTGTAACTTTAAGGAATGTGTAACTTGAAGCCTATAGTTAAAGATCAAATTCTATAGGATATTCCATTTAGGAGAGTGAAGCCCTGTTGTCATGTAGTTGAGGAATTTAGTCTTATGGTGTAATACTGATCTAAAAAGATCTCACAGCAGCAGTACTTCAATTTCTTCTTCAAGGACTTTTCAACAAGGTTGTGCATTTGGTCTATCAAAACAACATCATGGCCTAAGTGTTCACATATTCATATTTTTCACATattaaatactgtttaatattcaTGATTCATTGTTtgctaattaatttttttttttaggggtaACTGGTGGGGTCATGCTCCTTATAAACCTGGTCGCCCCTGTTCTGCGTGTCCCCCTAGTTTTGGAGGAGGTTGCAGAGAAAACCTTTGTTACAGGGGTATGTACTATTTCAACAGTACAGCTATAGGTGGTCAGAGAAATGTAACCTTTTGCATTCTTCCTTCATTATGCTTGAAGATAGTGGAATAGAATGTATTATCTATGTGCCCAAAGAACTGGTAGGGGCCTGCTTTACTATGGCATGAATTTATGTACTATCATATGTGAGGCTGAGCCTCCCCAAAAGGAGTGGAGTGAACTGAactcctactgacttcagtggtAATTGAGAGCTTTTAGTACACAAAGACATAGACTTTGGCAGTATGCTATTTATATCCTTATATTATCTTTCTGTAAATTATAGTTGAAGTCTATGCAGTGATTTGTTTATAGGGAAACATGCTAGCTCAGTGACATAGCCACATGCATTACTATAATCAAAAGTCAAGAACAAGACAAGAAGACATTATTAATTAAACAAAATATCAACTAGGATAATTACTAATTCCCTAAAATTTTCATGGTTTTATTCTTTCTTACTTCATAGCATTGAAATGTACCATATTATGAAGCTGCTATTTCTTATTGTTTAATTTTTCACACAAGTACCTTATCcatttctgttaatatttttgaaaaacaggattattattttaatatttcttcatcTATTCCTACGGACCATAATAGCCCCACCTCTGTGCCCTTGTAGCTTCGTTAAGGTTCTCAGAGAACTGTAGATTTAATGATGAATATTTCCAAATCAGTTACATTATGTATGAATTAAAGGGTCTCTTTTTCAGATGTACATTTTTAGGAAACTGGCTCCTTTAATTACAAGTTAACTAGGAACTTGATAAAGCTCTTTCTACTACTAATAGAAATATCGCCTTTGATCTATGGATTTTTCTGATGGCATAAAGAAGATGCTACAACAGGAGTGTTTAGAGCATTTTCATACCTTGGTGGTGCTGTCTGCGCTAGAAAAATTCTACCTTTGGTCAGCATTAGAAAGATACATGAGAGGTGTTATGAAGCTTGAGTGCTTCTTCTCATGAAGCAGTTCCTTGCTTTCTTACGCATATTCAATGACCATTTTATGAGAACAAAGCCGTGATACCAAAAAATGGCAAGGGATTTACATTCCACAAAAACTAGGGTTTTTTGCctgagaaattattcttttgccCATTTTCTGAAACAGAGGGTTCAGAAAGGCTTTATTCTCCCCATGAACCAGAAGAGGAAACCAATGAGATTGAACGGCAGCGATCCAAAGCCCAGGATGCAACAGCACAAAGCCGACCGAGGACTCATTCACCTTCAGGCTCCACAGGCAATGATGACAGTGAGAAAAATGAAGTAATAAGCACACAGCAAATGTGTAAGGAATTTACCTGATTTGCAAGTAGTCAACAAATTTGAATTATGTAGTATCAAATTCATTACAgtgaaaatgctttttgtttattttagctcAAATTGTTTCATGTGAAGTAAGGCTAAGAGATCAGTGCAAAGGAACGACTTGCAATAGGTATGGTAAATTTTACACTTGTCATcttgagattattttaaaaggcTATATTTGTATGTgagctgaaatattttccatttttgtaatCCAGAGCTGTATTTTTGTAAGACCaggttgtattttatttttccaggtatGAATGTCCTGCTGGCTGTTTGGATAGCAAAGCCAAAGTTGTTGGAAGTGTACATTATGAAATGGTAAGCAtttttaactggatttttttacCAATAGAATGTTTAATGAGATGTCTTTTTCATTGGAATACTAGCTAAAATAGTATTAACAATGAATTTTGAAGAAACCAGCGTTCACCAAAAATAAAATCCTACACCAAATGTTTACGGTTGCATCACACTATCTAAGTTTGCCTCTCTTGTTCTGCGTATACTGTCTGGATGTACTTCATACCTCTAATAGTTGCACAGAAATAGAATTTGTGTGTCCAGATGTACAGAGTTTAAACTTAAGGAAAAATACAGCAATCTGTGGGTATAATCCTATAAACTCCTTTAATAAGACAGCTCTACCTGTATGAACTTAATGCCTAGCTGAAAATGTACGGTTCTATACCTATATTATGTTGTATCACTATGTAGAACTGAAAGAAAGTATAGGAAATAACAGTTACAGTGAATGAGTCTGTTTTGTCTCTGAATAAGGCAAAATGATGTTTTCTTCATTTGAGATAGTACCTATCCTGACCACATCAAACTTAAGGGGCTATCTACTAGGTTTAATGACAGAAGCTTTTGACtgtaataaaaaaatgaattttcatgTTAAATTACAATGGAAAATAGTATTTTGTCTGCTATGGAATTGTTTTTTCCACTCTGTTTTTCAGCAATCCAGTATTTGTAAAGCTGCCATCCATTATGGCATCCTAGACAATGAAGGTGGTTGGGTTGATGTCACTAggcaaggaaggaaaaattaCTTTATCAAATCTTATAGAAATGGCATTCAGTCAATTGGGTAAGTTTCCATAAAATTTCAATGTATGAAAAATTTTACacctatttcttttttatttctcaaaaaataTATTGCAATAATAATGCTTTGCCCTTACTTCTTTTATCACAAAGAATATGAAAATACTATGAAAAGGCATGTTGAAATACAGGTATTGTATCCATCTTGAAGGTTTAGCCACTGTTTAATGGCATACAGAAAAGTGACACAATAATCAAGCAAAAGGAGGTGATAATTCACTAAGTCCCTTGGGCAGTAAATTAGTATTTGTAGTTAAATAATCTCAATATCTGGAGTATTTGGTTAATTcaattaaatataaatacatagatGTATAAAAAATAGTACATACTGACAGTAAATCagattgttttaattattttggaCTGGTAATATTTTCAGGGTTGGCCCATGTACACAGTAACACATGACAATAAAATGACAAGGCAATAATCTTACAAATTTGTTTTTAGAAGTGCTCACATATTGTCCATACAAGCAATGTGAACGAAGCATAAAATACATCTCTTCATATAAGTGTTTGATAATTTCCTTAGAAGACACAATTTGCATATGATATCTTGCTCAAGTATTTTGCACAATTCTGCATTTGCCAGTGATGGAATAATATCAAAGACTCTGGAAGCTTCATTTGGAGGTGTATCACAGTGTTCAGGTGCTTGCCCGAAGTCTGGTCATAACTATTGCATGTGAAAACAGATGCAAATACTTGTTGACAggctaaaagaaaaacaagaaaagcattGAATAAAAGTGGAGAATATCTGTTCCGCTATTGCCATTCATAATTATCCATTGATAGGACAACATCAGTATTAGTGTGCACAAAtctaatatattattattatctgCATACTACACTTCACTATATACTAATGTATACTGGAGAATTGTCCACTGCTGTACTTATTTCTGTCTGTCTTGTGTAGTTAGTATATGTTTAATatcaaactgaaagaaaacatagTTTTCCTGAGCAATGTATTTGGTTGAGGTGAGAACCCAAGTGTACAGACAGAGATGGGTAATTGTTAGAGCTCTCATTCTGCACTACACAAACCAAAGCCAGACTGTTGAGGAAGTGCAGGCATGTACTTTAAAGGTCTTCCTGTTTTAAGAAAGTACCTTTGTGCACTGGAAGTACAGTTTCCATGCCTGTGAGcctgaaaaaaggcaaaactcTTGGAAATCTGAAGCCAATCCTGCATTCACAGGTAGCTTGCTGTTCATCTTATAACAATGCTATGGCATCTATCTAGTTTCCCTTTTCAATGGGTTTACCTAATCCAAGGTAAAGAGATAGGCTGGCCAAAGTTTGGTGACTTAGAATTTGGGCTACCTGAATAGCACTGCTGGCATTGACTAAGAAATGCATCTTGACTGTATAGATACTGAGGTACTATCAGCCAACTTCCTTACAAATGTAGTGGTAATTAAACTTTAGAAAATATTCCAGGTGGAATGAATTAATTTCCCATCACTTGAAATCTCATCTTTTGGTGCGTTGTGACAAAACTGTAAGACTGTTGAGTCTAGAGCGCATGTTTAGCACCTATTCTCTGAGAATCAGAACTCAGTGTGACTTACACTCAGTTTTGTCTGTTAGGCACATGAATAAGAGTCCTGTTATATCATTGCTGAACTGCTGTGGccgttttatttttggttttggtaTTCAGATGTTGCAAAATAATGTTTTAGATGGACTGTTGAAGGACCAAGTCTGTACCTTCCTATCTAGGAGTATATTTCAGCAAATTGCTGCTtctatgtgtgtgcacacatggcACAATTCTTCATTAATTTTCTACAGTATTTGTGATTCCACCCTTTATAGTAACCTTAAAAATTGTGATCAGGCATCACTTTTGTAAGTGTATAAATTGTAGTCTTTATGGTAAACAAAGATGATCCCCAGAAATTTCATAGCTCTAATAACTGTCTGTCCTACAAGGCTGTACTGTGAATTCTGTATTACTTCATTATTCAGACTTATTTAAAGTACCTGTTTACTACAGAATGCAGGTGCTAATTTACAAGGCGCTCTGTAGTCAACAGAAGAGaccttgaaaaggcccctcataAGGTAGGTGGTACCCTGAAGGTACTGGCTCTCACCAGTGTCTCTAGAGGGAGCCGAAATTCCTAACATAAACAAGATGGCTATTTAATGGCTAGGTGAAGTGAATCTCGCCTCTAGTTTATATTGCAAATCTTATTTGTTCTTCTAGATTTTCTAGGGTAGAGGAAAGTAATGAGTAAGTAGAAAGACAGAAGGGTGAATTTCAGTGCAAGACATGGCAAATTTCCTAATCTTCAGACTTATATGCAGGATTGCTAATACAGTTATTTTTCAAATGTTCCATTATCGTAGTGAAAGATACCATTTTAAACACATTAAGTGCTTGAGATGATGTCAGCATATGAGTTAGAATACTATGTTTTGTCATTCCTCTTAACATTTTCTCAACCAGCTAATCAACTTTAGAATAGGTGAACTATTCTCAcattactgttttaaaatattaacagtACAGTTTTTTCATGGTATGGACTTAGGGCAACATAGGTATGAGCTAAGCTAGTGAGAACAAATTGGAATATAATAACAAGCAAATGTGAAATTGATGGGCCATACAACTAAATAAATCAATGCAAACAGTTTCCAAATACAGGTTGCAGTGCTATGGAGTACACAGGAGTAATTTGCTTGAAAGGTGAATAGGGAATCATTTCCTTTAGGCTTATTTAATAAATATCTTTATGGACATCAAAAAACATCATCGCCTTCTTTTTTAACACAGATGAAAATATTAGAATTATGGGTGTATCCGCTgagataaaagaagaaataaaatggaagtgtTCATCAATTGTTATAGAATAACTGAACATGTATAGCTGACCTTACATAACAACAAGGAACTGATACATCTGGG contains:
- the CRISPLD1 gene encoding LOW QUALITY PROTEIN: cysteine-rich secretory protein LCCL domain-containing 1 (The sequence of the model RefSeq protein was modified relative to this genomic sequence to represent the inferred CDS: inserted 1 base in 1 codon) yields the protein MKYVVQEWLRVTTLLFIAQAVSAMILPNATVLEELLEKYMDEDGEWWIAKQRGKRAITDSDMQSILDLHNKLRGQVYPPASNMEYMTWDTELERSAESWAETCLWEHGPASLLPSIGQNLGAHWGRYRPPTFHVQAWYDEVRDFTYPHPHECNPYCPYKCSGPVCTHYTQVVWATSSRIGCAINLCHNMNIWGQIWPKAVYLVCNYSPKGNWWGHAPYKPGRPCSACPPSFGGGCRENLCYREGSERLYSPHEPEEETNEIERQRSKAQDATAQSRPRTHSPSGSTGNDDSEKNEVISTQQMSQIVSCEVRLRDQCKGTTCNRYECPAGCLDSKAKVVGSVHYEMQSSICKAAIHYGILDNEGGWVDVTRQGRKNYFIKSYRNGIQSIGKYQSANSFTVSKVTVQAVTCETTVEQLCPFQKPASHCPRVYCPRNCMQANPHYARVIGTRIYSDMSSICRAAVHAGVVRNQGGYVDVMPVDKRKVYIASFQNGIFSESLQNPPGXQGIQSICCCLSLVSKMFNRQAKPERIEENNKGHFL